In one window of Thiobacillus sp. DNA:
- a CDS encoding elongation factor G, translated as MPSSSPLNIRTLALVGHGGAGKTTLAEALLAQAGSISTMGSVEKGDTVCDYDPLEKAHLHSVKVAVSHMTSAECDIHLLDTPGYPDFMGQALTALDAVDTVAVVLDAKKGIELTAHRMMHWAQTRKLCRMVIVNKIDTPDTDLSALLEEIQTAFGRECLPINLPAAGGSEVTDCFFNPGGNADFLGVEAAHGALIDQVVEVDEDLMATYLEQGHVSPEQLHAPFEQALREGHLVPVCFVSARQGTGVKELLDIVVKLLPNPTEGNPPLFVKGEGEAAKPILAEPDPAKHVLAHVFKVEMDPYVGRTAVFRVHQGTVTPDSQLYIGELRKPFKVAHLYRLQGKKLEPVDACVPGDICAVTKVDDLSFDSVLHDAPEDDHIHMRPLDFPHAVFGLAVRTKKKSDVDKLSEVLHKLVIEDPALHVEHDPTTHEAVIRGLGETHLASVLEKMREQFRLDVDTHPPSIPYRETITQAAEGHHRHKKQTGGAGQFGEVFLRIEPLERGAGFQFVDAVKGGVIPGTFIPAVEKGVRQAMEGGVLAGFPLQDVRVTVYDGKTHPVDGKEIAFVTAGRKAFQEAAANARPIILEPIVRIELTTPEATIGDVSGDLSGRRGQITGHQTGRGGMLTLLGQAPLAELESFQSRVKSLTGGQGSYSLEFSHFDPVPPLVQQQLAARFKPAQEED; from the coding sequence ATGCCCTCATCATCCCCTCTAAACATAAGAACACTGGCCCTGGTAGGTCATGGCGGCGCAGGGAAGACCACCCTGGCCGAGGCCCTGCTGGCCCAGGCGGGGAGCATCAGCACCATGGGAAGCGTCGAAAAGGGAGATACCGTCTGTGATTACGACCCCCTGGAGAAAGCCCACCTCCATTCCGTGAAGGTGGCGGTAAGCCACATGACGTCGGCAGAGTGCGACATCCACCTGCTGGACACCCCCGGCTACCCGGATTTCATGGGCCAGGCCCTGACGGCCCTGGACGCCGTGGACACCGTTGCAGTGGTCCTGGATGCCAAAAAGGGCATCGAACTCACCGCCCACCGCATGATGCACTGGGCCCAGACCCGCAAGCTGTGCCGCATGGTCATCGTCAACAAGATCGACACCCCGGACACTGACCTCTCTGCCCTGCTTGAAGAAATCCAGACCGCCTTCGGCCGGGAGTGCCTGCCCATCAACCTGCCGGCCGCAGGTGGCAGCGAGGTCACGGACTGTTTCTTCAATCCCGGCGGCAATGCCGACTTCTTGGGAGTGGAGGCCGCCCACGGCGCCCTGATCGACCAGGTAGTGGAGGTGGACGAAGACCTCATGGCCACCTACCTGGAACAGGGACACGTATCGCCCGAGCAACTCCATGCCCCCTTCGAGCAGGCCCTGCGGGAAGGCCACCTGGTGCCGGTCTGCTTCGTTTCCGCTCGCCAGGGCACCGGCGTCAAGGAACTGCTGGACATCGTCGTCAAGCTGCTGCCCAACCCCACTGAGGGCAATCCTCCCCTGTTCGTGAAGGGCGAAGGCGAAGCGGCCAAGCCCATCCTGGCGGAGCCGGACCCGGCCAAGCATGTGCTGGCCCACGTGTTCAAGGTGGAGATGGACCCCTACGTGGGCCGTACCGCCGTGTTCCGCGTGCACCAGGGTACCGTCACCCCGGATTCCCAGCTCTACATCGGCGAGCTGCGCAAGCCCTTCAAGGTGGCCCACCTGTACCGCCTCCAGGGCAAGAAGCTGGAACCCGTGGACGCCTGCGTGCCCGGCGACATCTGCGCCGTCACCAAGGTGGACGACCTTTCCTTCGACTCCGTGCTCCACGATGCCCCCGAGGATGACCACATCCATATGCGGCCCCTGGACTTTCCCCATGCGGTGTTCGGCCTGGCGGTGCGTACCAAGAAGAAATCCGACGTGGACAAGCTGTCCGAAGTGCTGCACAAGCTCGTCATCGAGGATCCCGCCCTCCATGTGGAGCACGATCCCACCACCCACGAGGCGGTCATCCGCGGCCTGGGCGAAACCCACCTGGCCTCGGTGCTGGAAAAGATGCGGGAGCAGTTCCGCCTGGACGTGGACACCCATCCGCCCTCCATTCCCTACCGGGAGACCATCACCCAGGCCGCCGAGGGCCACCACCGCCACAAGAAGCAGACAGGCGGCGCGGGCCAGTTCGGCGAGGTCTTCCTGCGCATCGAACCTCTGGAGCGGGGTGCCGGATTCCAGTTCGTGGACGCGGTGAAGGGGGGCGTCATCCCCGGCACCTTCATCCCCGCCGTGGAGAAGGGTGTAAGACAGGCCATGGAGGGCGGCGTGCTGGCGGGCTTCCCATTGCAGGACGTGCGCGTAACCGTCTATGACGGCAAGACCCATCCCGTGGACGGCAAGGAAATCGCCTTCGTCACCGCCGGCCGCAAGGCTTTCCAGGAAGCGGCGGCCAATGCCCGGCCCATCATCCTGGAACCCATCGTGCGCATCGAGCTAACCACCCCGGAAGCCACCATCGGCGACGTGAGCGGCGACCTTTCCGGGCGACGGGGCCAGATCACCGGCCACCAGACCGGCCGGGGCGGCATGCTGACCCTGCTGGGCCAGGCCCCCCTGGCGGAACTGGAAAGCTTCCAGTCCCGGGTCAAGTCACTGACCGGCGGCCAGGGTTCCTACAGCCTGGAATTCAGCCACTTTGACCCGGTGCCGCCCCTGGTGCAACAGCAACTGGCGGCCAGGTTCAAGCCGGCGCAGGAAGAGGACTGA
- the sul2 gene encoding sulfonamide-resistant dihydropteroate synthase Sul2, translating to MNKSLIIFGIVNITSDSFSDGGRYLAPDAAIAQARKLMAEGADVIDLGPASSNPDAAPVSSDTEIARIAPVLDALKADGIPVSLDSYQPATQAYALSRGVAYLNDIRGFPDAAFYPQLAKSSAKLVVMHSVQDGQADRREAPAGDIMDHIAAFFDARIAALTGAGIKRNRLVLDPGMGFFLGAAPETSLSVLARFDELRLRFDLPVLLSVSRKSFLRALTGRGPGDVGAATLAAELAAAAGGADFIRTHEPRPLRDGLAVLAALKETARIR from the coding sequence ATGAATAAATCGCTCATCATTTTCGGCATCGTCAACATAACCTCGGACAGTTTCTCCGATGGAGGCCGGTATCTGGCGCCAGACGCAGCCATTGCGCAGGCGCGTAAGCTGATGGCCGAGGGGGCAGATGTGATCGACCTCGGTCCGGCATCCAGCAATCCCGACGCCGCGCCTGTTTCGTCCGACACAGAAATCGCGCGTATCGCGCCGGTGCTGGACGCGCTCAAGGCAGATGGCATTCCCGTCTCGCTCGACAGTTATCAACCCGCGACGCAAGCCTATGCCTTGTCGCGTGGTGTGGCCTATCTCAATGATATTCGCGGTTTTCCAGACGCTGCGTTCTATCCGCAATTGGCGAAATCATCTGCCAAACTCGTCGTTATGCATTCGGTGCAAGACGGGCAGGCAGATCGGCGCGAGGCACCCGCTGGCGACATCATGGATCACATTGCGGCGTTCTTTGACGCGCGCATCGCGGCGCTGACGGGTGCCGGTATCAAACGCAACCGCCTTGTCCTTGATCCCGGCATGGGGTTTTTTCTGGGGGCTGCTCCCGAAACCTCGCTCTCGGTGCTGGCGCGGTTCGATGAATTGCGGCTGCGCTTCGATTTGCCGGTGCTTCTGTCTGTTTCGCGCAAATCCTTTCTGCGCGCGCTCACAGGCCGTGGTCCGGGGGATGTCGGGGCCGCGACACTCGCTGCAGAGCTTGCCGCCGCCGCAGGTGGAGCTGACTTCATCCGCACACACGAGCCGCGCCCCTTGCGCGACGGGCTGGCGGTATTGGCGGCGCTGAAAGAAACCGCAAGAATTCGTTAA
- a CDS encoding IS91-like element ISVsa3 family transposase, which translates to MPHVAARTASRDRDTGRYQSHRPEQTLLYQIVDEYYPAFAALMAEQGKELPGYVQREFEEFLQCGRLEHGFLRVRCESCHAEHLVAFSCKRRGFCPSCGARRMAESAALLVDEVLPEQPMRQWVLSFPFQLRFLFASRPEIMGRVLGIVYRVIATHLVKKAGHTHQVAKTGAVTLIQRFGSALNLNVHFHMLFLDGVYVEQSHGSARFRWVKAPTSPELTQLTHTIAHRVGRYLERQGLLERDVENSYLASDAVDDDPMTPLLGHSITYRIAVGSQAGRKVFTLQTLPTSGDPFGDGIGKVAGFSLHAGVAARADERKKLERLCRYISRPAVSEKRLSLTRGGNVRYQLKTPYRDGTTHVIFEPLDFIARLAALVPKPRVNLTRFHGVFAPNSRHRALVTPAKRGRGNKVRVADEPATPAQRRASMTWAQRLKRVFNIDIETCSGCGGAMKVIACIEDPIVIKQILDHLKHKAETSGTRALPESRAPPAELLLGLFD; encoded by the coding sequence ATGCCTCATGTGGCGGCCAGGACGGCCAGCCGGGATCGGGATACTGGTCGTTACCAGAGCCACCGACCCGAGCAAACCCTTCTCTATCAGATCGTTGACGAGTATTACCCGGCATTCGCTGCGCTTATGGCAGAGCAGGGAAAGGAATTGCCGGGCTATGTGCAACGGGAATTTGAAGAATTTCTCCAATGCGGGCGGCTGGAGCATGGCTTTCTACGGGTTCGCTGCGAGTCTTGCCACGCCGAGCACCTGGTCGCTTTCAGCTGTAAGCGTCGCGGTTTCTGCCCGAGCTGTGGGGCGCGGCGGATGGCCGAAAGTGCCGCCTTGCTGGTTGATGAAGTACTGCCTGAACAACCCATGCGTCAGTGGGTGTTGAGTTTCCCGTTTCAGCTGCGTTTCCTGTTTGCCAGCCGGCCCGAGATCATGGGGCGGGTGCTGGGCATCGTTTACCGCGTCATTGCCACGCACCTGGTCAAGAAAGCGGGCCATACCCACCAAGTGGCCAAGACGGGCGCGGTCACCCTGATCCAGCGTTTTGGATCGGCGCTCAATCTGAATGTTCACTTCCACATGCTGTTTCTCGACGGTGTGTATGTCGAGCAATCCCACGGCTCAGCGCGTTTCCGCTGGGTCAAGGCGCCGACCAGCCCAGAGCTCACCCAGCTGACGCACACCATCGCCCACCGGGTGGGTCGCTATCTGGAACGGCAAGGCCTGCTGGAACGGGATGTCGAAAACAGCTATCTGGCCTCGGATGCGGTGGATGACGACCCGATGACACCCCTGCTGGGGCACTCGATCACTTACCGTATCGCTGTCGGTTCACAGGCGGGGCGAAAGGTGTTCACTTTGCAAACTCTGCCGACCAGTGGTGATCCGTTCGGTGACGGGATTGGCAAGGTAGCCGGGTTCAGCCTGCACGCCGGCGTGGCGGCCAGGGCCGATGAACGCAAGAAGCTCGAACGGCTGTGCCGGTACATCAGCCGCCCGGCGGTATCCGAGAAGCGGCTGTCGTTAACACGAGGCGGCAACGTGCGCTACCAGCTCAAGACGCCGTACCGGGACGGCACCACGCACGTCATTTTCGAACCATTGGATTTCATTGCAAGGCTGGCCGCCCTGGTACCGAAGCCCAGAGTCAACCTAACCCGCTTCCACGGGGTGTTCGCACCCAACAGTCGGCACCGGGCGTTGGTCACGCCGGCAAAACGGGGCAGGGGCAACAAGGTCAGGGTGGCTGATGAACCGGCAACACCAGCACAACGGCGAGCGTCGATGACATGGGCGCAACGGCTCAAGCGTGTTTTCAATATCGACATCGAGACCTGCAGCGGCTGCGGCGGCGCCATGAAAGTCATCGCCTGCATTGAAGACCCTATAGTGATCAAGCAGATCCTTGATCACCTGAAGCACAAAGCCGAAACCAGCGGGACCAGGGCGTTACCCGAAAGCCGGGCGCCACCGGCTGAGCTGCTCCTGGGTCTGTTTGACTGA
- a CDS encoding recombinase family protein: protein MRRTKPVAAPMVARVYLRVSTDAQDLERQEAITTAAKAAGYYVAGIYREKASGARADRPELLRMIGDLQPGEVVIAEKIDRISRLPLPEAERLVASIQAKGARLAVPGVVDLSDLAAEAQGVAKIVLEAVQIMLFRLALQMARDDYEDRRERQRQGIELARQAGRYKGRRADPKRRAQVVALRKSGYSINKTAELAGYSAAQVKRIWAEVSQAEAKQHGAFVEDALTEADALAAVGQDERQEERA, encoded by the coding sequence ATGCGCAGGACGAAGCCAGTAGCCGCGCCGATGGTGGCGCGGGTCTATCTGCGCGTCAGCACCGACGCGCAGGACTTGGAACGCCAAGAGGCGATCACTACGGCCGCGAAGGCCGCCGGCTACTACGTCGCCGGCATCTACCGTGAGAAGGCATCCGGCGCACGCGCCGACCGGCCTGAGCTGCTGCGCATGATCGGCGACCTACAGCCCGGCGAGGTGGTCATTGCCGAGAAGATCGACCGCATCAGCCGCCTACCTTTGCCCGAGGCCGAGCGCCTGGTGGCCTCGATACAGGCCAAAGGCGCACGCCTGGCCGTCCCTGGCGTGGTCGATCTATCCGACCTGGCGGCCGAGGCCCAGGGCGTCGCCAAGATCGTGCTGGAAGCCGTGCAGATCATGCTTTTTCGCCTGGCCTTGCAGATGGCCCGCGACGACTACGAGGACAGGCGCGAACGCCAGCGCCAAGGCATTGAGTTGGCCCGCCAGGCCGGGCGGTACAAGGGCCGCCGTGCTGATCCGAAGCGCCGCGCCCAAGTTGTCGCGCTGCGCAAGTCCGGCTACAGCATCAACAAGACCGCCGAGCTGGCCGGGTACAGTGCGGCCCAGGTGAAACGGATATGGGCCGAGGTCAGCCAGGCCGAAGCGAAGCAGCACGGCGCGTTCGTGGAGGACGCATTGACGGAAGCCGATGCCCTGGCCGCTGTCGGCCAGGATGAGCGCCAGGAGGAAAGGGCATGA
- a CDS encoding helix-turn-helix transcriptional regulator — translation METINAVAALAAIAQESRLAVFRLLVQAGPAGMAAGKISEAAGIPPSSLSFHLKELAHAGMVTSRQEGRFVIYEANFSTATNLVAFLTENCCGGQVCNLSCTTEAGKVLA, via the coding sequence ATGGAAACGATAAATGCTGTAGCCGCCCTGGCGGCCATCGCTCAAGAATCGCGCCTCGCGGTGTTCCGGCTTCTCGTCCAGGCCGGCCCCGCCGGCATGGCCGCCGGAAAAATCAGCGAAGCGGCCGGCATCCCGCCGTCTTCGCTATCCTTCCACCTGAAAGAGCTGGCACACGCCGGCATGGTCACGTCGCGGCAAGAAGGCCGATTTGTGATCTACGAGGCGAACTTTTCGACGGCCACTAACCTGGTGGCCTTTCTCACGGAAAACTGCTGCGGCGGCCAGGTGTGCAACCTGTCTTGCACCACGGAAGCCGGGAAGGTGTTGGCATGA
- the arsH gene encoding arsenical resistance protein ArsH: MRLRHLSDPDSLPALDKSFAIERPALGLAPDAPPVRILLLYGSLRARSFSRLAVEEAARLLQFFGAETRIFDPSDLPLPDQVQSDDHPAVKELRALSEWSEGQVWCSPERHGQITSVMKAQIDHLPLEMAGIRPTQGRTLAVMQVSGGSQSFNAVNTLRLLGRWMRMFTIPNQSSIAKAFQEFDAAGRMKPSPYYDRIADVMEELVRFTALVRPHREALTDRYSERKAAGHVIDEATDLSSIAIAPQPLPESETS, translated from the coding sequence ATGAGACTTCGCCATCTTTCCGACCCCGATTCTTTGCCCGCTTTGGACAAATCCTTTGCCATCGAGCGCCCGGCGCTCGGGCTGGCACCCGACGCCCCGCCGGTGCGTATCCTGCTGCTGTATGGCTCGCTGCGCGCCCGCTCGTTCTCACGGCTGGCCGTCGAGGAAGCGGCCCGGCTGCTGCAATTCTTTGGCGCAGAAACACGCATCTTCGACCCGTCCGATTTGCCGTTGCCCGATCAAGTGCAAAGCGACGATCACCCGGCCGTCAAGGAGCTGCGCGCCCTGTCCGAGTGGTCAGAGGGACAAGTCTGGTGCAGCCCGGAACGCCACGGTCAGATTACCAGTGTCATGAAGGCGCAGATTGACCATCTGCCGCTTGAAATGGCCGGCATCCGGCCGACCCAAGGCCGCACCCTGGCCGTGATGCAGGTATCCGGCGGCTCGCAGAGCTTCAACGCCGTGAACACCTTGCGTCTGCTCGGCCGCTGGATGCGAATGTTCACCATTCCGAACCAGTCGAGTATCGCCAAAGCGTTCCAAGAGTTCGACGCGGCGGGCCGCATGAAGCCCTCGCCGTACTACGACCGAATAGCCGATGTGATGGAAGAACTGGTGCGCTTCACGGCGCTGGTACGGCCGCACCGTGAAGCACTGACAGACCGCTATTCCGAACGGAAAGCGGCCGGCCACGTCATCGACGAGGCCACCGATCTTTCATCCATCGCCATTGCTCCCCAGCCACTACCAGAAAGCGAAACATCATGA
- a CDS encoding arsenate reductase ArsC: protein MTERIYNVLILCTGNSARSIMAEALINTMGQGRFRAYSAGSHPTGKVNPFAVEKVESVNYPTENLRSKSWDEYATPDAPKMDFIITVCDNAAGEMCPVWPGQPISAHWGFEDPAAVEGTDAEKRRAFEQTFRHMMNRVRLFVNLPLKMLDQTAIKRELANIGKTEQEA, encoded by the coding sequence ATGACCGAAAGAATCTATAACGTCCTCATCCTCTGCACCGGCAATTCGGCGCGCAGCATCATGGCCGAAGCTCTCATCAACACGATGGGGCAAGGGCGCTTCCGCGCCTACAGCGCCGGCAGTCACCCAACCGGCAAGGTCAATCCCTTCGCCGTCGAAAAGGTGGAGTCGGTGAATTACCCGACCGAGAATCTGCGCAGCAAGAGCTGGGACGAGTACGCCACGCCCGACGCACCGAAGATGGACTTCATCATCACCGTCTGCGACAACGCCGCCGGCGAAATGTGTCCGGTGTGGCCTGGTCAGCCGATCTCGGCGCATTGGGGATTTGAAGACCCGGCCGCCGTCGAAGGCACTGACGCCGAGAAGCGCCGGGCCTTCGAACAAACCTTCCGGCACATGATGAACCGCGTCCGCCTGTTCGTGAATCTGCCTCTCAAAATGCTTGACCAGACGGCCATCAAGCGCGAGCTGGCGAACATCGGCAAGACCGAGCAGGAAGCATGA
- the arsB gene encoding ACR3 family arsenite efflux transporter encodes MSAGAQAIAAKPRQAPMSGFERYLTLWVALCIVAGVALGQGLPDVFQAIGRMEVAQVNLPVGLLIWVMIVPMLVKIDFGALHQVKEHWRGIGVTLFVNWAVKPFSMALLGWLFIRQVFAPFLPADQLDSYIAGLILLAAAPCTAMVFVWSRLTNGDPLFTLSQVALNDAIMIVAFAPIVGLLLGMSSISVPWDTLLISVVLYIIVPVILAQLLRRHLLKQGQAAFERAMQKIGPWSMAALLLTLVLLFAFQGEAIIRQPLVIAMLAVPILIQVFFNSGLAYWLNKRAGEKHSVACPSALIGASNFFELAVAAAISLFGLHSGAALATVVGVLVEVPVMLLVVRVVNRSKSWYERG; translated from the coding sequence ATGAGCGCCGGCGCACAGGCCATCGCCGCGAAGCCGCGCCAGGCCCCGATGAGCGGCTTCGAGCGTTACCTGACGCTGTGGGTGGCCCTGTGCATCGTCGCCGGTGTTGCGCTCGGCCAGGGCCTTCCTGACGTGTTCCAGGCCATAGGCCGCATGGAAGTGGCCCAGGTCAATTTGCCGGTGGGCCTGCTGATTTGGGTAATGATCGTCCCGATGCTGGTCAAGATCGACTTCGGGGCGCTGCACCAGGTCAAAGAGCATTGGCGCGGCATCGGCGTCACGCTGTTCGTGAATTGGGCCGTCAAGCCATTCTCGATGGCCCTGCTGGGGTGGCTGTTCATCCGACAAGTGTTCGCTCCGTTCCTGCCGGCCGATCAACTGGACAGCTACATCGCGGGCTTGATCTTGCTGGCCGCCGCGCCCTGCACGGCAATGGTGTTCGTGTGGAGCCGCCTTACCAACGGCGACCCGCTTTTCACGCTCTCGCAAGTGGCTCTGAACGACGCCATCATGATCGTGGCCTTCGCGCCCATCGTCGGCCTGCTGCTGGGCATGTCCTCGATCTCGGTGCCTTGGGACACGCTGCTGATTTCGGTCGTGCTCTACATCATCGTGCCGGTGATCCTGGCGCAGCTCTTGCGGCGGCATCTGCTCAAGCAAGGACAGGCCGCCTTTGAACGGGCCATGCAGAAGATCGGGCCGTGGTCGATGGCCGCGCTGCTGCTGACGTTGGTTCTACTGTTCGCCTTCCAGGGCGAGGCCATCATCCGGCAGCCGTTAGTGATCGCCATGCTAGCCGTGCCGATCTTGATTCAAGTGTTCTTCAATTCCGGGTTAGCCTACTGGCTGAACAAGCGGGCGGGGGAAAAGCACTCTGTCGCCTGTCCTTCGGCCCTGATCGGTGCCAGCAACTTCTTCGAGCTGGCCGTGGCGGCCGCCATCAGCTTGTTCGGTCTGCACTCCGGCGCTGCATTGGCAACCGTGGTCGGCGTCCTGGTCGAAGTGCCGGTGATGCTGCTGGTCGTGCGCGTGGTGAATCGCTCGAAGAGCTGGTACGAACGAGGTTGA
- a CDS encoding type I toxin-antitoxin system ptaRNA1 family toxin translates to MTTQHIIEPGQAVHQAAAILSSLEYINQAEARSLGPLAEAVANAFMVVYYQAETGRATQADFQEAMNALRQACS, encoded by the coding sequence ATGACAACACAACATATTATCGAACCAGGGCAAGCAGTGCATCAAGCAGCGGCTATTCTTTCTTCTTTGGAGTACATCAACCAAGCGGAAGCGCGGAGCCTTGGGCCATTGGCCGAAGCCGTCGCTAATGCTTTTATGGTGGTGTACTACCAAGCTGAAACGGGCCGGGCGACACAGGCTGATTTTCAAGAAGCAATGAACGCCTTGCGCCAAGCGTGCAGCTAA
- the trbL gene encoding P-type conjugative transfer protein TrbL has product MRKKIALGGLMMVATMVLAEPAMAQELSSSGVMNDVLKRFHDAAATWGPAIESAASRLFWTLVVISMVWTFGMMALRKADIGEFFAEFVRFTIFTGFFWWLLTNANQGMNIAGTIVQSLQTLGAQAGGLSNSNLGPSSILDLGFELYNRTVQATSELGWRQMATALVMELMALAVLFVLALIAVNLLLLLASAWILLYAGVFFLGFGGSRWTSDMAINYYKTVLGLAAQLMAMVLLVAIGKEFINHYYTQISENMASQELAVMLVISVILLFLVNKVPPMISGLVSGGGIGAAGGIGNFGAGAAVGAAVTAASMATGGAALAGKAVMGAAAGAAGGASALQAAFQKASASMETGGDMSSMGSVVSSGGNGGGEAGTAGSSPFAQAAGFGDSGSSSSGGGFAKAAKLATGTASELAKGVGSQVKQGFQERVSETTGGKLAASIRESMEPKEASQSGQFEGNSLGADSGPDSNEVRS; this is encoded by the coding sequence ATGAGAAAGAAAATTGCTCTAGGTGGCTTGATGATGGTCGCCACAATGGTGCTGGCTGAACCTGCAATGGCGCAGGAGCTAAGTAGCAGCGGTGTTATGAATGATGTGCTCAAGCGTTTTCATGATGCTGCCGCAACATGGGGGCCAGCTATTGAGTCCGCTGCATCGCGTTTGTTCTGGACGCTGGTTGTGATTTCGATGGTCTGGACATTCGGCATGATGGCTTTGCGCAAGGCCGACATTGGCGAGTTCTTCGCGGAGTTCGTTCGCTTCACGATCTTCACCGGCTTTTTCTGGTGGTTGCTGACGAATGCGAACCAGGGCATGAATATCGCCGGTACGATTGTTCAGTCATTGCAAACTCTGGGCGCGCAGGCGGGGGGACTTTCCAATAGCAATCTTGGGCCCTCCAGCATCCTTGATCTTGGTTTCGAGTTATACAACCGCACAGTACAGGCCACCTCGGAGCTGGGATGGCGGCAGATGGCAACTGCTCTGGTCATGGAGCTAATGGCCCTGGCTGTTTTGTTTGTCCTGGCGTTGATTGCGGTCAACCTGTTGCTGTTGCTCGCATCAGCCTGGATTCTGTTGTATGCCGGTGTGTTCTTCCTTGGCTTTGGTGGAAGTCGTTGGACTTCCGACATGGCGATCAATTACTACAAGACCGTGCTGGGCCTGGCCGCACAGCTTATGGCAATGGTGCTTCTGGTTGCGATTGGCAAAGAGTTCATCAATCACTACTACACGCAAATCAGCGAGAACATGGCATCCCAGGAACTGGCCGTGATGTTGGTTATATCGGTCATCTTGCTTTTCTTGGTCAACAAAGTTCCGCCGATGATTTCTGGTCTTGTGTCTGGTGGTGGTATTGGCGCAGCCGGTGGAATTGGAAACTTCGGTGCGGGTGCGGCAGTTGGGGCGGCGGTGACGGCGGCCAGTATGGCAACTGGCGGCGCTGCCCTGGCAGGTAAAGCGGTTATGGGTGCCGCAGCCGGTGCAGCCGGAGGTGCAAGTGCACTCCAAGCGGCTTTTCAGAAAGCATCAGCGAGTATGGAAACCGGCGGTGACATGTCCAGCATGGGGTCAGTTGTCAGCAGTGGCGGAAACGGTGGTGGTGAAGCGGGTACTGCTGGCAGTAGCCCATTCGCCCAAGCGGCTGGCTTTGGTGACAGCGGCAGTAGCTCAAGCGGTGGCGGCTTTGCCAAGGCCGCGAAGCTGGCCACAGGCACGGCCTCCGAGTTAGCCAAGGGTGTCGGCTCTCAAGTGAAGCAGGGATTCCAGGAGCGAGTGAGCGAAACCACAGGCGGAAAACTGGCTGCTTCGATACGCGAAAGCATGGAGCCGAAAGAAGCAAGCCAATCTGGCCAGTTCGAGGGCAATAGCTTGGGCGCCGATTCTGGCCCAGATAGTAACGAAGTCAGGAGTTAG
- the trbK gene encoding entry exclusion lipoprotein TrbK, whose product MKKIFFTTAATLLLLAGCEQERMPEPNAATCAPDAFQAALNEMRSEANREAFTEECRAFQKAKQMRQWEFKPSPKDDY is encoded by the coding sequence ATGAAAAAAATCTTTTTTACTACCGCGGCTACGTTGCTGTTGTTGGCTGGATGTGAACAGGAAAGGATGCCCGAACCAAATGCGGCGACGTGTGCCCCCGATGCGTTCCAGGCAGCACTGAATGAAATGCGCAGCGAAGCGAACCGAGAGGCCTTTACCGAGGAATGCAGAGCATTCCAGAAGGCCAAGCAGATGCGTCAGTGGGAGTTCAAGCCCAGCCCTAAAGATGATTATTGA
- the trbJ gene encoding P-type conjugative transfer protein TrbJ → MKSKILAAKKTALAVALATGFITTTTAPVQAGIPVIDGGNLAQNIMTAIESVAQTLKQIEQYQTQLQQYENQLQNTMAPAAYIWDQAQTTINRLIAAQNTLAYYENQLGSLDRYLAKFQDVAYYRSSPCFNGSGGCTPAEKAAMEENRRLASESQKKANDALFQTVADQQKALKDDARTLERLQGAAQGATGQLQAIGYANQLASQQANQLLQIRTMLTAQHNAEAARIAAELDAEARGDARAEQMRTWTFRPSPADNY, encoded by the coding sequence ATGAAGTCCAAAATTTTAGCGGCTAAAAAAACCGCTCTAGCCGTTGCACTCGCAACCGGCTTTATCACCACTACCACCGCCCCTGTGCAAGCTGGTATCCCCGTCATCGACGGCGGCAACCTGGCCCAGAACATCATGACGGCCATCGAGTCGGTGGCGCAGACGCTCAAGCAGATTGAGCAGTACCAGACCCAGTTGCAGCAGTACGAAAATCAGCTCCAGAACACGATGGCCCCAGCCGCGTATATCTGGGATCAGGCGCAGACTACGATCAACCGGCTGATTGCCGCGCAAAACACGCTGGCCTATTACGAGAACCAGCTAGGCAGCCTGGATCGTTACCTGGCCAAGTTTCAGGACGTGGCCTATTACCGCAGCTCGCCATGCTTCAACGGCAGCGGCGGATGCACGCCGGCCGAAAAGGCAGCGATGGAAGAGAACCGCCGCCTGGCGTCAGAGTCGCAAAAGAAGGCCAACGATGCCCTGTTCCAGACCGTTGCCGACCAGCAAAAGGCTTTGAAGGATGACGCCCGTACCCTGGAGCGGCTGCAAGGCGCGGCCCAGGGTGCAACTGGCCAGCTACAGGCCATCGGCTACGCCAACCAGCTCGCCAGCCAGCAGGCCAATCAGCTCTTGCAGATTCGCACCATGTTGACCGCCCAACACAACGCGGAGGCAGCCCGGATTGCAGCAGAACTCGATGCCGAGGCGCGAGGTGATGCCAGGGCCGAGCAAATGCGTACCTGGACGTTTCGCCCGAGTCCGGCAGACAACTACTAG